The Salicibibacter halophilus DNA window TTGAATGTCCAGCATGATCAATTCTTCCCCCTTCAATCATAAGAAAGAAACCATCGTCATTTTGACTGAGATTCTCAATCGCTGTATCGGTCATTTCAGAAAGACTCGGTTCGTTGGTCGTTTCTCGATCCAGCTCAAAAGACATGTGATCTTCGCTAAATAATCCTAAAAGCTGATCGGAACTGCTTTCTGAAAGATCATCCTGATCATGAAGCAATTCATATCCATCAGCTTCCGCTTCTTCTATTAAGTTTCGGCCATCTTCCCTTTCACCACCTTCTTCTTCAGGTAAAAAAAATTCAATCCCTCCACCGAATAATATATCGACTTTACTATCCAGCATTTGCGGTGCAATTTCCTCTTCCATCCCGCGATCTTCAACATGGGCCGCGAAAGAAGCAGGTGTTGCATGAGTCATCGTCGTGTTTGTTACAAGTCCCGTAGATTTATTTTCATCTTGGGCGTAGCTAAGTATCGTTTTAACTTCTTCGTAATCTTCATTTCCATCTTCACTGGGCACCATTCCAACAACATTGTCATCGGTTTTATAACCCGAAGCCATTGCTGTAGCAGCAGCGGCAGAGTCTGTAATAACATTATCGTTCGAATGGGTACGGACAAATCCTGTGTGAGGCATTGTGTCCATACTCTGCTCCCCATCAGAAGCGCCTTCACCGAGATAGTATGCAGCAGTAGACGTTTGTTGTAGTGCCATCCCATCTCCAATCAATAAAATAATATTGTCTGCGGTATCCGTTATTTTTTCTTCCGATTCACTATTTTCTGAATTTATTTCGTCTTCACCTCCTGCACTATAAATAGCAGTTCCAAATATGAACGGTATTACTACGGTCAATCCTAAGACTATTCTAATCTTTTTCACAACAAAATAACCCTCCATATGAAAATTTTGTATTTAATAGAATTATTTATATTTTACCAAATGAAGGATGTATAGTAAATAATTCCCCGGAATTTATTACGGAGAAGATAGCCAGTTAACGGCCCCGGCATCCACACCGCTACAATGACAAATTAACGTAAGATATCGTCAACTATGTTATAATTCAATGTTTTTCGGCAACAATGATGCTAAAACTTTTTTGTGGGGGCTTTATGAAGGAAAGAGAGAAGCGTTTTGAACAGCAAGAAAACCAGAAAAAGCGAAGGGCAGAAATTGAAAAATCCAGAAAAAAACAGAAAAGATTCAAGCAAGTCTCAGAAAGAAGCTTATGGAAGAATAAGCTTTTTTTATTGAAATAAAAAAACCCTCGATAAATAGAGGCTTTCTGTTCGTTCTATTGTCTGGTTAACTCTTTGATTCGTTTTTTAAACGCTTCTGTTTTCTTCTTGCTTTGTTCCAGTTCGTAATTTCTTTCTTCTTGACGTCGTTCAATCATTTTTTGTGTTTCCGATTTTTCTCTTCGATTGCGAATATTGTTTTTACGGGTTGTTGTCATAGGAACACCCCCTCTCATTCTCTGTTCATCTAAATTTAATCGGCACACACGTCCATTATCTCTTTTTTACCATAAAATCAAAAGAGCCATCAGTGGATTTTTAGAATCAATATATTCCTTCCCGTATCATAGGTTTCGGTACGAACGCCCTGAAAAAGGGAGCTGCAAAACAGCTCCCTCACTTTTCTTTTTCCTTCTGTAGTTTTTCGACTTCTTCAAGGTTTAATCCAGTTACTTCAGCAACTTCTTCAGGGCTACGGATTCCCATGTCATTTCCTGCGAGACTTCGTACTGTTCATTAATGGAAGTATGCTTAACTTCATGAGTTCCTCATGAGTTAATTCCTCGCCTCTTTGTATTTTATCCCACATTTCGCGCCCGTTTGAGTATGTTTCTTAATTTTTGGCAGGAATTTGCCTTACCTGTATCAAAGGTTCAGGAAAGACAACCCATGAGGTGATTCCTTTGAGCCTATCACCAGAAGATCTTCCCGACATTCAACCCGTTCGTATCGGATCAACGCCAGTGATCCGCCAGCTGATGGATAAAATGGGATTAATTGAGGCCATCGACAAGCTATCTCCTGTCAAAGAGAAAGACTGTAACGTCTCCGTAGGGACAAGAGTAGCTGCTATGATCATCAATCAGTTATCCCATCGTAAAGCCCTTTATCGCGTCCAAGAATTTTATCAAGAGCAAGATGTCGAGTTACTCTTTGGTCCCGGAACGAAAGCGAATGATTTCAATGACGATGCGCTCGGCCGTGCGTTAGACGCCCTTCATGAGGCGGGCATTGAGAAGGTCTGTAAGAGAGCCATTCAGGCCGTTCAAGCTCCGATCGACCTCACGTGGAAAGGGCTCCATTTTGATACCACATCCTTTGTGTACACGGGCCAACCCAAGAATCACCCGGACGAGGAGGACATCTTGAAAATTGTACGCGGCTATTCCAAAGACCACCGGCCTGATCTGCCCCAATTCAAGTTTGGGTTGGGAACGACGCCGGAAGGCATCCCTGTTTATGGCGATATTTTAGACGGTAACCAGGATGATAAAACGTGGAACAAGCATGTCTTGCATGCGCTCACCGATTGGTATGATCCGGAACAACTGGAACAGGCGATTTTTATTTCGGATAGTGCCCTGGTCACCCAAGATAATCTGGAGGCCACCACGGGCCAAAAGGATCAGGCCGATTTTCAGTTTTTGTCCCGATTGCCGGAGAATTTCAATCTCGCCAAAACCTTGAAGGCAGAGGCCTTAGAGCAGGATTTGGATCAGTGGGAGGAGATCGGTGCCCTCGTGGACCGTAAAGGCGCTGCTTCTTACCGCATCTATCCCACCAAAGCTGACCTTAACGGGAAAACCTACCGGTTTCTGGTGATCCAATCCGACCATATGGATGCCCGAAAAGAAAAAACCATCCAAAGCAACTTGGAAAAGGAACAGAGACGTTGGCACAAGGAACAAGCCGAGCTGGAAAGGCAGGACTTCTCCTGCGAGGCCGACGCGGAAGAGGCGCTGGGCGCATTTCTCAAGAAACACCAAAAAGGCTACCATACATTTGAAGGCACGACGGTCTGTGTAGAGCTGCCAGGCAAACGCCAAAAGCGGGGCCGTCCCAAAAAAGGGGAGGCGCCACCGCCGCCGATCACGGTTTATCGTGTCCGATTAACGCTTCATCCCCCTTCGGACGAACAGCTCGAGGCGATTCGAAAGCAAGCCTCTATCTTTATTCTCGTGACCAGTGTCGCCAAAGATGATCAAGCAGACGTGGAGCTGTTAAAGGCCTATAAAGGGCAACAGACGGTGGAAAATCGCTTTCGTTTCCTCAAAAATCCCTTTTTTGTCGGCAGGGTCTATCTGGCAAAACCTAAACGCGTGGAAGCTTTTGCATGTGTGATGATGATCAGTGTCATGGTGTACAGCCTCTTTGAATACCTGATTCGCAAAAACATGGAAGGGGCCTCCGAACCCCTGTACCAACTTGGCGGAGGAGGACGCAGAAGCTTTCGCCCCACGGGTGAATCTGTTTTGGAACTTTTGGACACCGTCGACATCCTTCATATGGAGATTGACGGACATCTTCGGCGGTTCTTCCCGAAGCATTATGAGCCGCAATTACCCCGTATTCTCGTTTTGTTGGAAATGGATGCCTCCATTTTCACAGAACCAAGGAGCTCGATGGCTGTCGAGAGCCGTCACCAGTAACCTTGAGACGGTCATTCGTTTGCCTTGCTAATGTCGAAGGAACGGGAATAAGCGCGCATTTTGTTGCATTGGCTGATGAATCAGCTACAATCAGACAAGCATAACGCGTTGGACATCAGGAATGATTAGTGTGCATGGTCGCTAGCGCGAAATCTGGGTTATTATTAATTATTAGTATTTATACTGATTTTTGGATTATTTGGTGCTATAGTTATAATATATATCCCCCCTTTGATACTAGGAGGCATGAATATGATGCAGGTAGTGGTTAAATCCAAAGATGATCAAGAAACATATGATGGGTGTGTATTACCTACCGAAGAATCGGACATCATGGAAACGAAAAATTGGATGTTTAATTGGCATCAAGAATATGTTTTTCCTGATCGAGACATCCTGTCCCTAAAAGTGAATGGAGACCCAAATGTTCAGGCATTGATGTCTTATGAAATCGATGAAGGATTTGTTCTCATTCAACTTTTGGAATCTTCTCCTGCTAATGCCCATAGTCATGGCTTAAAGATTACACCGACGATGCTTTGCTGCGCAGCTCAGATCAGCTTTGATCATCACTGTGGTGGCTTTGTGGCGATTAACATCAAGCTCAACCGGAAACTTATGGCCTATTATGCCCGTTATGGCGCAAAGCCTACTCCCCTTAAGCGCATGTATTTTGACACCATTGATTCCAATCGCTTATTTGATGTATACTTGAAAGACAAAGGAGCTTGGTAATATGACTAATTTAAAACGTGATTATCAAGACATGACTGACGGCGAACTTGCTCATTTAATTGATAATGAAAATAACGGCATTTATGCCTACCCTGTGCCCGATTCTGAACGAGAGCAATTAAGAAAGGAGATGAAAGCCATCAAGGAAGAGCGTAATGCTGATTTTTCTTCAAAAGATAATCTATAACTTGACAATTCATGTCTTCTTAGACATTGAAAACCTCGGGAATTGAAACATTATATTGATTCTGAAACTACCCCAATTACCCTATCCTACTCCCCCTCCGCCATACTCGAACTAGAGGGCAAGCACAGCCCATAAAGGAACAGCTCATCCGACACACTCCGGGCCACGCCTCAATATTCTTCGCACCCAACGCTTCAATAATATCCAAATGACTCACGCCCGCCTTCTCGGGATCCACGGTCAACGCCGTCAACCATCGATTCGACTTGTTGCCTTCAAGCTCGGGCATAAAAGCCACACCCGGTAGCCCGCTCAACGCCTCATAATACCGCCCAAAAACAGCCCGCCGCTGCTCCACACGCTCATCGAGTACTTCCAACTGCCCCCCCACGCCAGCAACAATGTTACTCATCCGATAATTATAACCAACCTCACTGTGCTGATAATGAAGCGCCGGCTCCCGCGCCTACGTCGCCAAAAACCGCGACCGCTTCAACGCATCCGCACCATTTTCGATAGAACGAAAAACCCTAAGACCAGTATCTGGATCGTTTCTGGAAAATAAAACGATTTCTACTAATGGATCAGTAGATTTTTGATTTAGACTAAGTAATCTTTTAACCAACGGGTATACCACCCCGGTTTCTAATGTTGAATTCTCATTCTTCCGTTGATATTCACGATAAACTTCTTCGCCCTCTTCTCGAAAAACTTTGTCTGACTCAGACAAATCAAATAGTGCACTTGAAGCTACGGCTACTACCAATTTATCTTCTAGGGAATATGACATGATACATTTTCTCCATTATCTTATTCTGTCAGGTTGGAGTTAGAATTTCGTTACTCGATCGCTGGATAGCAAGTGGGATATTTTTGGTATTAGGAAGTAATCAATGAGTCGTAATTTTGTCATACCAATCTTCAGGTAGGCCAATTCTATGTAAAACGATAACATCTTCATATTCTTCAATGAGTGCACTTAAATTATTCATCGATATGTTGAAGGTAGATTCTGACAAAATAGTCTTCATAGCTAAAAGTATTTTATAAAAAATCATGGATGGATTAAATTTTTTTAGGATCGGCGTAGGAAGTTTAGGTGTTATGGGGAATCTTTTATCATAAATCCTATTGAAATGAGTGCATGCATTCCTTAATGTTGAAAAACAGTTCATATAACTAGAAATATATTTAGAATGTAGACCATATGCAGACTTAGCTATGTATACCCTATCGTTTTTCTCCATGTTTAGATAAAGTCTAGATAAAGTGCCAAAGGGTATAATTTCAACCGCAACCCAAAATGGTATACCTTGTTGCTTTTCTATATGATGCCTTATAAATAGTTCATCACTACTATTGCGATAACTTTTGTATCTATCATAAAATTTTTTATGAAGATGTGGTTGTTGAAAATAACTAGAGTCCTCATATGCAGTGGGATGATAGAGTTCAGAAAAATAATGACTAACAGCAACTCTAAATTTCAATTCTATAGATTCAAGTAATTGAAATAATAACAAACGTAATTTACGATCAAATTCATAAATGCGATCTATTTGCTCAAATGTCGTCCCGGGTACATATGTATCATGTTTATTCTTAAAGGGAATTAAATACCCAGTGAAACGATAATAATTTATAGATTTCATGACATCTAGTGCAAAATCATAGTCATTGATAATTAAATTTCTGTTTTCTAAAATTTC harbors:
- a CDS encoding Abi family protein, which translates into the protein MQNSKPTKVFKIFEQQIEILENRNLIINDYDFALDVMKSINYYRFTGYLIPFKNKHDTYVPGTTFEQIDRIYEFDRKLRLLLFQLLESIELKFRVAVSHYFSELYHPTAYEDSSYFQQPHLHKKFYDRYKSYRNSSDELFIRHHIEKQQGIPFWVAVEIIPFGTLSRLYLNMEKNDRVYIAKSAYGLHSKYISSYMNCFSTLRNACTHFNRIYDKRFPITPKLPTPILKKFNPSMIFYKILLAMKTILSESTFNISMNNLSALIEEYEDVIVLHRIGLPEDWYDKITTH
- a CDS encoding IS1634 family transposase; amino-acid sequence: MSLSPEDLPDIQPVRIGSTPVIRQLMDKMGLIEAIDKLSPVKEKDCNVSVGTRVAAMIINQLSHRKALYRVQEFYQEQDVELLFGPGTKANDFNDDALGRALDALHEAGIEKVCKRAIQAVQAPIDLTWKGLHFDTTSFVYTGQPKNHPDEEDILKIVRGYSKDHRPDLPQFKFGLGTTPEGIPVYGDILDGNQDDKTWNKHVLHALTDWYDPEQLEQAIFISDSALVTQDNLEATTGQKDQADFQFLSRLPENFNLAKTLKAEALEQDLDQWEEIGALVDRKGAASYRIYPTKADLNGKTYRFLVIQSDHMDARKEKTIQSNLEKEQRRWHKEQAELERQDFSCEADAEEALGAFLKKHQKGYHTFEGTTVCVELPGKRQKRGRPKKGEAPPPPITVYRVRLTLHPPSDEQLEAIRKQASIFILVTSVAKDDQADVELLKAYKGQQTVENRFRFLKNPFFVGRVYLAKPKRVEAFACVMMISVMVYSLFEYLIRKNMEGASEPLYQLGGGGRRSFRPTGESVLELLDTVDILHMEIDGHLRRFFPKHYEPQLPRILVLLEMDASIFTEPRSSMAVESRHQ
- a CDS encoding alkaline phosphatase — protein: MTVVIPFIFGTAIYSAGGEDEINSENSESEEKITDTADNIILLIGDGMALQQTSTAAYYLGEGASDGEQSMDTMPHTGFVRTHSNDNVITDSAAAATAMASGYKTDDNVVGMVPSEDGNEDYEEVKTILSYAQDENKSTGLVTNTTMTHATPASFAAHVEDRGMEEEIAPQMLDSKVDILFGGGIEFFLPEEEGGEREDGRNLIEEAEADGYELLHDQDDLSESSSDQLLGLFSEDHMSFELDRETTNEPSLSEMTDTAIENLSQNDDGFFLMIEGGRIDHAGHSNYPVANITDTIAFDHALQVALDYAQEDPNTLVVVTADHGTGGMSAGVDGEYDFNRDVISDVTRSSEYMANEMNDDNSNIEEVLAEYAGIQDLTSEEIEMIENADDADEGVAHVISQRAGIGWTTTGHTAVDVPVYAYGSHAEAFSGTLDNTDIANNILDAMSEENDELPESAVDIKAVVENLAEDGEIADEETSRALTVHLTAVHHHENQDAAEQVVQHMEGFQDLLDQQHNDALISEEAYEILSGQAEDLLDEWE